The following coding sequences are from one Syntrophorhabdaceae bacterium window:
- the arsM gene encoding arsenite methyltransferase, which yields MEEDKIRSTVREAYGAIAEGKTKGVSCCSGLSCDNGEFAVSIGYSRDDLQTIPDGANLGLSCGNPTAFAGLKKGEAVLDLGAGAGFDCFIAARKVGATGRVIGVDMTPAMVEKARENAVKGSFLNVEFRLGEIENLPVADNSVDVVISNCVINLSPDKRQVFREIHRVLKPSGRIAVSDMALLKPLPESIRQSVDAYVGCVAGAVVVDEYKRFVEDAGFEDVKATISGGSACIRPDTADPMGRALQEGIGEGASLEDYLVSVYVEGRK from the coding sequence ATGGAAGAAGACAAGATCAGGAGTACCGTCCGTGAGGCATACGGTGCGATAGCCGAAGGCAAGACCAAGGGGGTATCGTGCTGCAGCGGCCTGTCGTGCGACAATGGTGAGTTTGCCGTATCCATCGGCTATTCCCGCGACGACCTGCAGACCATTCCCGATGGGGCTAACCTGGGATTGAGCTGCGGAAACCCCACGGCCTTTGCGGGCCTGAAAAAGGGTGAAGCGGTTCTGGATCTGGGCGCCGGCGCCGGGTTTGACTGCTTCATCGCGGCCCGGAAGGTTGGCGCAACCGGTCGGGTTATAGGCGTGGATATGACGCCGGCCATGGTGGAAAAGGCACGCGAGAATGCTGTAAAGGGTTCATTCCTCAATGTCGAATTTCGCCTCGGGGAGATAGAGAATCTGCCTGTTGCGGACAATTCCGTGGACGTCGTGATAAGCAATTGCGTGATAAACCTTTCGCCCGATAAGCGGCAGGTCTTTCGGGAGATCCACCGGGTCCTGAAGCCGTCAGGCCGCATTGCAGTCTCGGACATGGCGCTGCTGAAACCTTTGCCTGAAAGCATCAGGCAAAGCGTTGACGCCTATGTCGGGTGTGTCGCTGGCGCCGTTGTTGTCGATGAATACAAGAGATTCGTGGAAGATGCCGGGTTTGAGGATGTAAAGGCGACGATCTCCGGCGGGTCGGCGTGTATCAGACCGGACACTGCGGATCCAATGGGCAGGGCACTCCAGGAAGGCATAGGAGAAGGCGCGTCACTCGAAGACTATTTGGTGAGCGTCTACGTGGAAGGAAGGAAATAG
- a CDS encoding STAS domain-containing protein has product MNDSPTDQETAERLRLAGRIDGLTSRETESLFRNAVIAGKRLIVADMTDVNYVSSAGLRVFLSFQKELKKAGGAICFFNTAPSVYSIFEISGFTHIFRFLSSEAEIEELRNVSGEDAATREIPSDRAVLRVLTRNASSIGSLSLIGSEERLPSADYGEDDVRPVRASDVRFAAGFAALGHTFKDYKGYFGEAAVIDGNIFVYPALRRSAVDFIIHNEGEKDTVYHFLHGFSVQGKFNHIISFEPKDDLFTLDGLVDSAHLASSSPVVGITGIFESKGLFGMRLKKIPLKENRGPAETDIFGGDNFPEWIDYSIEPEDVYNLVVMTGIAVKDRDSVTGAADRIIPREGRFHLHGVVFDKKPFNKIIDNFPNELKRVVTGMEPQRVLHLLGKTRIGPGLMGIIELGG; this is encoded by the coding sequence ATGAACGACTCACCGACAGACCAGGAAACCGCCGAACGGCTGCGGCTTGCCGGCAGGATAGACGGCCTCACCTCCCGCGAGACAGAATCCCTTTTCAGGAACGCCGTCATTGCGGGCAAAAGGCTCATCGTTGCCGATATGACGGACGTCAACTATGTCAGCAGCGCCGGTCTGCGGGTATTTCTCTCTTTTCAGAAGGAGCTGAAAAAGGCAGGCGGGGCGATCTGCTTCTTCAATACCGCCCCTTCCGTCTATTCAATATTCGAGATAAGCGGATTCACACATATCTTTCGTTTCCTGTCCTCTGAGGCCGAAATAGAGGAGCTCCGGAACGTGTCGGGGGAAGATGCGGCGACAAGGGAGATCCCATCGGACCGCGCGGTGTTGCGAGTCCTCACGCGCAATGCCTCTTCTATTGGGTCCCTTTCCCTTATCGGCAGCGAGGAAAGGCTCCCTTCCGCAGACTATGGCGAAGACGATGTAAGGCCCGTGAGGGCGTCGGATGTCCGGTTCGCCGCCGGGTTCGCCGCGCTGGGCCACACATTCAAAGACTATAAGGGTTATTTCGGAGAGGCCGCCGTCATCGACGGCAACATCTTCGTATACCCCGCCCTCAGAAGATCGGCCGTCGATTTCATCATTCATAACGAAGGCGAAAAGGACACGGTCTACCATTTTCTCCACGGTTTCTCCGTGCAGGGAAAGTTCAATCACATAATTTCCTTTGAACCGAAAGACGACCTCTTCACCCTTGATGGGCTCGTTGACAGCGCCCATCTCGCATCCTCCTCCCCCGTCGTGGGGATAACAGGCATCTTCGAGAGTAAAGGTCTCTTCGGTATGCGGCTGAAAAAGATCCCCCTTAAGGAAAACCGCGGTCCCGCAGAGACCGACATCTTCGGCGGCGACAATTTCCCCGAATGGATCGATTACTCCATAGAACCCGAAGACGTCTACAACCTCGTCGTCATGACTGGAATAGCCGTCAAAGACAGGGACAGCGTTACAGGAGCAGCGGACAGGATCATTCCCCGCGAGGGCCGCTTCCACCTGCACGGCGTCGTCTTTGACAAAAAGCCCTTCAACAAGATCATCGACAACTTTCCCAACGAGCTCAAAAGGGTCGTCACCGGAATGGAACCGCAAAGGGTCCTCCACCTTCTTGGCAAAACCCGGATCGGCCCCGGCCTCATGGGCATCATAGAACTTGGCGGCTAG